The uncultured Roseibium sp. genome contains a region encoding:
- a CDS encoding very short patch repair endonuclease: MDILTPEKRSALMARIGSKDTKPELKVRRLLHVLGYRFRLHRKGLPGRPDIVLPKWKTAIFVHGCFWHRHPGCKDASTPKTNVEFWEKKFLENTTRDERVSNELRQLGWKVVVIWECETKSLDKLAMRLIQELTE; the protein is encoded by the coding sequence ATGGATATTTTGACGCCCGAAAAGAGATCGGCCCTGATGGCCCGGATCGGGAGCAAAGATACGAAGCCGGAACTGAAAGTCCGACGGCTTCTTCATGTGCTGGGATATCGCTTCCGCCTCCACAGAAAAGGCCTTCCTGGGCGTCCGGACATTGTTCTACCGAAATGGAAGACCGCGATATTCGTTCACGGATGTTTCTGGCACCGCCACCCAGGCTGCAAAGACGCCAGTACGCCAAAAACAAACGTCGAGTTTTGGGAAAAAAAGTTCCTCGAGAATACCACCCGGGATGAACGTGTATCCAACGAGCTCCGGCAACTGGGTTGGAAAGTGGTCGTTATCTGGGAATGTGAGACCAAGTCGCTGGACAAACTGGCGATGAGGCTGATCCAGGAACTCACCGAGTAG
- a CDS encoding DNA cytosine methyltransferase, translated as MEYLVRKSNQVRTAIDLFCGSGSVSAALSAVGYHVAAAVDVDPICEKTYRANHPGTRFFREDIRKLAPWRLKWALAGARLDVLIVCAPCQPFSSQNRRRSPQDVRLDLVLQSIKFIRYLRPKTVLFENVRGIQGSEVMRLLLKELASLRYLYAAPELVDAADFEVPQRRLRCLLVASQDKKVIRNVRDLHTQPNNRVTVFDALKGLEELSAGEASARDRLHRARLHSELNLERLRHIPKDGGSRVSLPTHLQLACHQNLESDRKFPDVYGRLSWSEVAPTLTTGCTDITRGRFAHPEQDRAITLREAARLQSFPDRYKFIGNVQQIATQIGNAVPMKMMENILKRLSVDI; from the coding sequence ATGGAATACTTAGTTAGAAAGAGCAACCAGGTGCGAACCGCTATCGATCTTTTCTGCGGTTCCGGTTCTGTGTCCGCGGCATTAAGTGCAGTTGGATATCATGTAGCTGCTGCGGTTGATGTCGATCCGATCTGTGAGAAGACGTATCGTGCAAATCACCCGGGAACGCGGTTCTTCCGTGAGGACATTCGGAAACTGGCACCATGGCGTCTAAAATGGGCCTTGGCGGGAGCCCGGTTGGATGTGTTGATTGTTTGTGCCCCTTGCCAACCTTTCAGCAGTCAAAACAGACGCCGAAGCCCCCAAGACGTCCGACTTGATCTGGTTCTTCAATCGATCAAGTTTATACGCTATTTAAGACCCAAGACCGTTCTGTTTGAAAACGTCCGCGGCATCCAGGGATCTGAAGTGATGCGACTTCTTCTGAAGGAGCTTGCGTCCCTTCGATATCTTTATGCCGCTCCGGAGCTTGTCGATGCCGCCGATTTCGAAGTTCCACAGAGACGTTTGCGCTGCCTCCTTGTCGCTTCCCAGGACAAGAAGGTTATTCGAAATGTGCGTGATTTACATACGCAGCCAAACAATCGTGTAACTGTATTTGACGCTTTGAAGGGGCTGGAGGAACTGTCGGCAGGGGAAGCATCTGCCCGAGACAGACTTCACAGGGCTCGTCTCCATTCAGAACTGAACCTTGAACGTCTCCGGCATATTCCCAAAGATGGTGGTAGCCGGGTAAGCCTGCCCACCCACCTCCAACTTGCATGTCATCAAAACCTGGAAAGCGACCGGAAATTCCCGGATGTCTACGGGCGATTATCGTGGAGTGAAGTCGCGCCGACTTTGACAACTGGCTGCACGGACATTACCCGGGGCCGCTTTGCTCACCCGGAACAGGATCGAGCTATTACGCTCAGAGAGGCGGCTCGATTGCAGAGCTTTCCTGATCGTTACAAGTTCATAGGAAATGTGCAACAGATAGCGACACAAATCGGCAATGCTGTTCCGATGAAGATGATGGAAAACATCCTTAAAAGGTTGTCTGTGGATATCTGA
- a CDS encoding response regulator receiver domain: MTITETVAAQEDTFDDLSRKASAEFLQTVVVIDDTPRRFSKSEQPGRSEKKATKAPSTQLPGLPSVGTASRETTVAAPAASAGPTKSTIAKDPVPKTASKVEKTADVNGEGEESEDSASPQEGSGGTNPHAFDFIQVTKSFSEHGIICGSYYPENSDEVSIISENAFSVSKQADVLVIDWHLKEGFENPAKPTIDTIIKVIKDDIDKSDRLRLILVYTGEEIAGLSNRLKSSIEEVGISDAVSILEDNTTILVGKNSRIKFISKPTNKNASNPIEWKQLPEIVIEEYSKLSKGLLRNFALHATAAIRSKLHQTLAVFDPELDGAFVAHKAISPDPEEAEAYIVEILSATMEDIAVHSNSIHESLSAKTCTLWMKQNGQQRELNTKLVPKDPGSLKGKVDFVDSGNPSKLKATILTNTFLLENGTNEKFFKRPSSEQGIPILQSFYADDQKTKHANHRLAEVSLFTVRAKDGSKTARNIFLTTGTVLKSKVEQDEKFYLCIQPRCDSVRLDPCNSWTFPFVRLEVVSEKGDFSIVDDNKVTELKLISKPNTGLKIVQFMPDKEFQYVVPTVNSSVLTFEDTEKNTYEWIGELRPMHAQNYITKIVEQLNRIGVTGSEWLRANQRHQWNT; encoded by the coding sequence ATGACGATAACTGAAACAGTCGCAGCACAGGAAGATACGTTCGACGACCTCTCTCGGAAAGCATCGGCGGAATTCCTACAGACCGTAGTCGTTATAGATGATACGCCTCGTCGTTTCTCTAAATCCGAACAACCTGGGCGCTCGGAAAAAAAAGCAACCAAAGCTCCCTCGACGCAACTTCCAGGACTTCCCAGCGTAGGCACGGCGAGCCGAGAGACAACCGTGGCTGCGCCTGCTGCTTCTGCCGGGCCAACGAAGAGTACGATTGCCAAAGATCCTGTTCCGAAGACCGCGTCAAAAGTTGAGAAAACGGCTGATGTAAACGGCGAAGGCGAGGAATCAGAAGATTCGGCTTCACCTCAAGAAGGATCTGGTGGTACCAACCCTCATGCCTTCGATTTTATTCAGGTCACCAAGTCCTTTTCAGAACACGGAATCATTTGTGGAAGTTATTATCCTGAAAACTCCGATGAAGTGAGTATTATTTCAGAGAATGCATTTTCCGTTTCTAAACAGGCTGACGTTTTAGTCATTGATTGGCATCTAAAAGAAGGTTTCGAGAATCCTGCAAAACCTACGATAGATACGATTATTAAAGTAATAAAAGATGATATAGATAAAAGTGATAGGCTTCGACTAATTCTGGTATATACTGGAGAGGAAATCGCGGGACTATCAAATAGACTTAAAAGCTCCATTGAAGAGGTCGGTATCTCAGATGCCGTTTCAATTCTTGAAGACAATACGACGATATTAGTTGGGAAAAATTCAAGAATTAAATTTATTTCGAAACCAACAAACAAAAACGCTTCCAATCCTATCGAATGGAAACAGCTTCCCGAAATTGTAATTGAAGAATACTCGAAGTTATCAAAGGGCTTGCTAAGAAATTTCGCTCTCCACGCAACTGCTGCAATTCGATCAAAACTTCACCAAACACTTGCGGTGTTTGACCCGGAACTCGATGGCGCTTTTGTTGCGCACAAGGCTATTTCGCCAGATCCAGAGGAAGCGGAAGCATATATCGTGGAAATACTATCTGCCACCATGGAGGATATTGCGGTACATAGTAATTCTATACATGAGTCATTGTCGGCAAAAACATGCACGCTTTGGATGAAGCAAAACGGGCAGCAGAGAGAGCTCAATACTAAGTTAGTGCCAAAAGATCCCGGATCATTAAAAGGAAAAGTGGACTTCGTCGACAGCGGTAATCCTTCGAAATTAAAAGCAACGATACTGACGAATACGTTTCTTCTTGAAAATGGAACTAACGAGAAGTTCTTTAAGAGACCTTCCTCGGAGCAGGGAATACCCATTCTCCAGTCGTTTTACGCAGATGACCAGAAAACAAAGCATGCGAACCACCGACTTGCGGAAGTTTCACTTTTCACGGTCCGGGCAAAAGACGGCAGCAAGACCGCACGAAATATTTTTCTTACGACAGGAACCGTCTTAAAGAGTAAAGTGGAGCAGGATGAGAAATTCTATTTATGCATCCAGCCGCGCTGTGACTCTGTAAGACTTGATCCATGCAATTCGTGGACTTTTCCGTTTGTGCGCCTTGAAGTTGTTAGTGAAAAGGGCGACTTTTCGATTGTTGATGATAATAAAGTCACTGAATTGAAGTTAATTTCTAAGCCGAACACCGGTTTGAAGATAGTTCAATTCATGCCTGATAAAGAATTTCAATATGTTGTTCCAACTGTGAATTCGAGCGTATTAACTTTTGAAGACACTGAGAAAAACACGTACGAATGGATTGGCGAACTACGACCAATGCATGCGCAAAACTACATCACAAAGATTGTTGAGCAGTTGAACAGGATTGGCGTGACCGGATCTGAATGGCTACGTGCAAACCAGCGGCATCAATGGAATACTTAG